In a genomic window of Phragmites australis chromosome 14, lpPhrAust1.1, whole genome shotgun sequence:
- the LOC133891636 gene encoding small ubiquitin-related modifier 1-like produces MMGSGACDDEVVDRKPVIKPGVHLTLKVQDTEGRTLVRTVRRTERLQGLMDFYYASVPAVTYGTGRFLYDGGRLGGWQTPAELEMEDGDEIDFFTELMGGGRPA; encoded by the coding sequence ATGATGGGATCGGGCGCGTGCGACGACGAGGTGGTGGACCGGAAGCCGGTGATCAAGCCGGGCGTGCACCTGACGCTGAAGGTGCAGGACACCGAGGGCCGCACGCTCGTCCGCACCGTGCGGAGGACCGAGAGGCTGCAGGGGCTCATGGACTTCTACTACGCCAGCGTGCCGGCCGTCACCTACGGCACCGGCCGGTTCCTGTACGACGGCGGGCGGCTGGGCGGGTGGCAGACCCCCGCGGAGCTCGAGATGGAGGACGGCGACGAGATCGACTTCTTCACCGAGCTGATGGGCGGCGGACGGCCTGCGTAG